The following nucleotide sequence is from Acidovorax radicis.
GGTTTTTGGCGGAGGGCGACAAGTGCAAAATCACGCTGCGTTTCCGTGGCCGTGAAATTACCCACCAGGAGTTGGGTCTTGCGCTGCTCAACCGCATTCGCGACGAGTTGGCGGATTCCATCTTGATCGAGCAGTTTCCCAAGCTGGAAGGCCGCCAGATGATCATGATGATCGCCCCTGGCAAGAAGAAGCCTGCTGCGGCAAAGCCCGCGGCGGCAGAGGCTGCTCCCGGTACTTCGGCTTGAACGCAGAAGGTTTGGAGTTCGGTTTTTTTTGAGAATTTGAGCGCTGTGCCTGCAAGGGCGCGGTGCTCAAAGGTGGTGCGAAAGCGCTGCCAAATCGGAAGGCCCACAAGCCTTTCGAAAAAAGTGGCTCGGGGCCAACAAGTTTGCAGATCGGTTTGCAAACGCCTCACGAGCACAATGAAAAAGGAGCATTCACATGCCCAAAATGAAGACCAAGAGCAGCGCGAAAAAACGTTTCCGCGTTCGTCCCGGTGGCACCGTCAAGCGCGGTCAAGCCTTCAAACGTCACATCTTGACCAAGAAGACCACCAAGAACAAGCGCCACCTGCGTGGTGCAGTTGCTGTGCATGAGACCAATATGGGCTCTATCGCACAAATGCTGCCCGGTGCTGGCCTTTAATAACGACGAACAAGGAGTACATACATGCCTCGCGTCAAACGTGGTGTAACGGCCCGTGCCCGTCACAAGAAAGTTCTCGCCCTCGCTAAGGGTTTCCGTGGTCGCCGCGGTAATGTCTACCGTATCGCCAAACAGGCGGTAATGAAGGCTGGGCAATATGCCTACCGTGACCGCCGCACCAAGAAGCGCGTGTTCCGCCAGTTGTGGATCGCCCGTATCAATGCCGCTGCCCGTGAACTGGGCCTGACCTACAGCCAGTTCGCCAACGGCCTGAAGAAGGCATCCATCGAGATCGACCGCAAGATGCTGGCCGATATCGCAGTGCACGACAAGGCTGCCTTTGGCAGCATCGTGGAGCAAGTCAAGGCCAAGCTGGCTGCTTGAGTTCACGATGAGTAGCTATCTTCTTGATAGCTGCTTGCGCAATAACAGCAAGGGCTAGGGCTTGAAAAGGCGCTAGCCCTTGTTCAT
It contains:
- the rpmI gene encoding 50S ribosomal protein L35, with protein sequence MPKMKTKSSAKKRFRVRPGGTVKRGQAFKRHILTKKTTKNKRHLRGAVAVHETNMGSIAQMLPGAGL
- the rplT gene encoding 50S ribosomal protein L20, with protein sequence MPRVKRGVTARARHKKVLALAKGFRGRRGNVYRIAKQAVMKAGQYAYRDRRTKKRVFRQLWIARINAAARELGLTYSQFANGLKKASIEIDRKMLADIAVHDKAAFGSIVEQVKAKLAA